Proteins encoded by one window of Winogradskyella sp. PG-2:
- a CDS encoding SMP-30/gluconolactonase/LRE family protein, with protein MFIGNRIDFTKEFIFTKGIEGPAVDSKGNLYAVNYKEEGTIGVVNSKGKASLFTKLPKGSIGNGIRFDENDNMYVADYTSHNILLIKKGTTKALVYAHDSTMNQPNDLAISPNGILYASDPNWKNETGKLWMAKDQKLHLLEKNMGTTNGIEVSPDGRRLYVNESVQKKVWIYDISLDGSVKNKRLFASFNDFGLDGMRCDEKGNIYVCRYGKGTIAILSPTGVFLKEIRLKGMKPTNITFSNDYKKCYITIADRGCVEVVKLK; from the coding sequence ATGTTTATCGGCAATAGAATTGACTTTACCAAAGAATTCATTTTCACAAAAGGTATTGAAGGGCCAGCGGTAGACAGCAAGGGAAACCTATATGCCGTAAATTATAAAGAAGAGGGTACAATTGGTGTTGTAAATAGCAAAGGCAAAGCTTCTTTATTTACCAAACTTCCAAAAGGGAGTATCGGTAATGGAATTAGATTTGATGAAAATGACAATATGTATGTTGCGGATTATACCAGCCACAACATCTTACTTATAAAAAAGGGAACGACTAAGGCTCTAGTTTACGCACATGACTCTACTATGAATCAGCCTAATGATTTGGCAATATCACCTAACGGAATTTTATATGCGAGTGATCCAAATTGGAAGAATGAGACCGGAAAATTATGGATGGCGAAAGACCAAAAACTTCACCTATTAGAAAAAAACATGGGAACAACTAATGGCATTGAGGTAAGTCCAGATGGGAGAAGGCTGTATGTTAATGAATCTGTTCAAAAAAAAGTCTGGATCTATGACATAAGTTTAGATGGCTCAGTTAAAAACAAAAGGCTTTTTGCCTCTTTTAATGATTTTGGTTTAGACGGTATGCGCTGCGATGAAAAAGGAAATATTTATGTCTGTAGGTATGGTAAGGGAACAATTGCAATACTATCCCCAACCGGAGTATTTCTGAAAGAAATACGACTAAAAGGTATGAAGCCAACAAATATTACTTTTAGTAATGATTATAAGAAGTGTTATATCACAATTGCAGATAGAGGCTGTGTTGAAGTTGTAAAATTAAAATAA
- the rbfA gene encoding 30S ribosome-binding factor RbfA, with amino-acid sequence MESNRQKKIAGIIQQDLVDVLQRAASEGGLKGVIISVSKVSVTVDLSMAKVYLSIFPNKEAEPLLEGIKSNKPLIRHELAQRTRHQLRRMPQLEFFIDDSLEYIDGIERSLKGEDNPLDNPDLLDNRKKS; translated from the coding sequence ATGGAAAGTAATAGACAGAAAAAAATCGCAGGAATAATTCAGCAAGATTTAGTGGATGTTTTACAACGTGCCGCTTCTGAAGGTGGGCTTAAAGGCGTAATAATTTCAGTCTCTAAAGTTAGTGTCACTGTAGATTTGTCCATGGCTAAAGTTTACTTAAGCATATTTCCAAATAAAGAGGCTGAACCTTTACTTGAAGGAATTAAATCTAACAAGCCTTTAATTAGACATGAGTTGGCCCAACGTACACGTCATCAATTAAGACGAATGCCACAACTCGAGTTTTTTATTGATGATTCCTTAGAATATATTGATGGTATTGAGCGTTCACTTAAAGGAGAGGATAATCCTCTTGACAATCCTGATTTATTGGATAATCGAAAAAAATCTTAA
- a CDS encoding sensor histidine kinase encodes MRKKYASYIFYFIIALCIFYVIRTELIYQLINENVWPESETPQNAYSFNHILVVFLIGIYDVALVSTIKLTADWIIERKRIEELQKAQLRTELNLLKSQIQPHFFFNTLNNLYALAISKSDDAPRVILKLSDMMQYILYEVNSPKVTLLQEIKHIDNYIDIEKMRFNDRIESEMNITGEIDDVQVPPLLFLSFVENCFKHGLKENDNIFINMSFKVIDEKYLEFILKNNFNPNAGQNDKQGIGLSNAKRRLNLLFSKNFNMESKIEDDTYILFLKIPIL; translated from the coding sequence TTGAGAAAAAAATATGCGAGTTATATTTTCTACTTTATTATTGCGCTTTGCATATTCTATGTAATTAGAACTGAACTCATATATCAGTTAATAAATGAAAATGTTTGGCCAGAATCAGAAACGCCCCAAAATGCATATTCTTTCAATCATATTTTAGTTGTTTTCTTAATTGGTATTTATGATGTTGCTTTAGTGTCTACTATTAAATTAACTGCTGATTGGATTATTGAAAGGAAAAGAATTGAAGAACTACAAAAGGCTCAATTGAGGACCGAATTAAACCTTTTAAAGTCTCAAATTCAGCCTCACTTCTTTTTTAACACATTAAACAACCTATATGCACTAGCAATAAGTAAATCTGATGATGCTCCAAGAGTAATCTTAAAGTTGTCAGATATGATGCAATACATATTGTATGAGGTCAATAGCCCAAAGGTAACTTTGTTACAAGAAATAAAACATATTGATAATTATATAGATATTGAAAAAATGCGATTCAATGATAGAATTGAATCTGAAATGAATATTACAGGAGAAATTGACGATGTACAAGTCCCGCCTTTGTTATTCCTTTCTTTTGTTGAGAATTGTTTTAAACATGGTTTGAAAGAAAATGACAATATTTTCATCAATATGAGTTTTAAAGTTATTGATGAAAAGTATTTAGAATTTATTTTGAAAAATAATTTCAACCCTAATGCGGGTCAAAATGATAAGCAAGGAATTGGTCTAAGCAATGCTAAACGAAGATTAAACCTTTTGTTTTCTAAAAACTTCAATATGGAATCAAAAATAGAGGATGATACCTACATCTTATTTTTAAAAATCCCTATTCTATGA
- a CDS encoding LytR/AlgR family response regulator transcription factor — protein MKIKCIIIDDERLAIEVIENHLKNFDHVEVVASFNNPLKAYPLLEQEKIDVIFLDINMPQMTGFSFIENLSHKPLIVITTAYREYAVKSFELSVLDYLVKPIPFNRFLKTMNKVYQQMYVNSVGGDTNLQQEPHIFLKVNKKLIKINLNDILFIESLKDYIKVITTVGDYVVHKSLTSITEELPQSSFIRIHRSYTISINKIIALEGNTIEISNKKIPIGRNYLKKTKERIFNNDNN, from the coding sequence ATGAAAATTAAATGTATCATAATAGATGACGAACGGCTTGCAATAGAAGTTATAGAAAATCATTTAAAAAATTTTGATCATGTAGAGGTTGTCGCTTCATTTAATAATCCTTTAAAAGCATACCCTCTTTTAGAACAAGAAAAAATTGACGTTATTTTCTTAGATATTAACATGCCACAAATGACTGGCTTTTCTTTTATTGAAAATCTCAGTCATAAACCTTTAATTGTAATTACAACCGCTTACAGAGAATATGCGGTAAAAAGTTTTGAGTTAAGTGTGTTAGATTATTTAGTAAAGCCTATTCCTTTTAATAGGTTTTTAAAAACAATGAATAAAGTCTACCAACAAATGTATGTAAATAGTGTTGGTGGTGATACTAATTTACAACAAGAACCACATATTTTTTTAAAGGTCAATAAAAAACTTATTAAAATAAACCTTAATGATATTCTTTTTATTGAAAGCTTAAAAGATTACATAAAAGTAATTACCACTGTAGGAGACTATGTAGTGCATAAGTCGCTTACGTCTATTACTGAGGAATTACCTCAGTCTAGTTTTATAAGAATACACCGTTCTTATACGATTTCTATTAATAAAATTATTGCCTTAGAAGGTAATACAATTGAAATTTCGAATAAAAAAATTCCAATTGGTAGAAATTATCTTAAAAAAACAAAGGAACGTATTTTCAATAACGACAACAATTAA
- the mce gene encoding methylmalonyl-CoA epimerase, with product MRKIEHIGIAVIDIENSNHLFKSLFGKAHYKTEDVESEGVKTSFFKCGPNKIELLQATNKDSPIAKFIEKKGEGIHHIAFAVDNIEKEIKRLTKEGFKMIHEKPKKGADNKLIAFLHPKSTNGVLVELCQEIKD from the coding sequence ATGAGAAAAATTGAGCACATAGGCATAGCGGTTATAGACATAGAGAATTCTAACCACCTTTTTAAGTCTTTATTTGGAAAAGCACATTATAAGACTGAAGACGTGGAAAGTGAAGGTGTAAAAACCTCTTTTTTTAAGTGTGGCCCAAATAAAATAGAATTACTTCAAGCCACGAATAAAGATAGCCCAATAGCTAAGTTTATAGAAAAGAAAGGAGAAGGCATTCATCACATTGCTTTTGCAGTAGATAATATTGAAAAAGAAATTAAACGTCTTACAAAGGAAGGTTTTAAAATGATACATGAAAAACCCAAAAAAGGAGCTGATAATAAACTAATCGCATTCTTACACCCTAAATCAACAAATGGTGTTTTGGTTGAATTGTGTCAAGAGATTAAAGACTAA
- a CDS encoding TonB-dependent receptor domain-containing protein, whose translation MKQNLRRFLLFSLFLFISQLTFAQEKDVKGTVTSKTDGSPIPGASILVKGTTNGTQTDFDGNYSLTASVGDILTVSYIGMTTVEITIGDSNTINVQLEEDATALSEVVVTALGIKKSRKSLTYSAQDIDADELSKAKQTNPVSSLSGKVAGLSINRSASGAGGSVKVTLRGNSSIGNNQPLYVVDGIPLSNPSSSQPGDTFGDINGGNRDGGDALSLINPDDIESLTVLKGASASALYGSAGLNGVILITTKKGRAGGFKVDFSSNLTVDTAAYAMDFNDETQSNVDDFLDTGITNINSVSISGGTENAQTYFSYSNTFASGVLPTNSLKQHTINIRETARLFDDKLRLNASVMSSTQNIKNRPISGLYFNPLVGAYAFQSDSEQLSDYSNFESLDPARNIMAQRWFRGTSDIEQNPYWIINRNASEDSNKKLVASLSLDFKINDWLSLQTRGTYDRSVLNFERKTHATTEATLAPLNGRYIVFENDYTQYYGDLIANINTQIKDGITVNAIVGASTTRSTTESFNADSGTNGDLQFANVFSFQNFNGGPTTNFRQDSFETRVNSLFASATIGFNDKIFVDLTARNDWSSTLPPENNSFFYPSIGVTGILSELFELPENVSFAKFRASYAEVGSGFGADQINPNGQIQFDGSPIVTQVRPFPGSTPKPERQKSFEIGTEWKFYNNRLGIDLGYYNTKTVDQYYEFATSVAVIGAPSARLNSGEISNKGIEASIFAIPIQNDDFAWTTRVNFASNKNRVEKIYNGQVLEGLIEPEFFTLSGKGVNTFGSYLVEGGSFGDIYAQVVRRDANGLPIVDVDNTDPSNPVYSIQQNDDNTVDGLTKVGNANPDFTLGWNNSFTYKNFTIDFLIDGKFGGETMSMTEAIVEGFSNNSARETANGNVNVVDQGGNPFTLSAQQYYGLAGGRNGFTGEYIYSATNVRLAEFALGYNFNLGENSFFNRIKASLIGSNLFFFYKDAPHDPNVSLSTGNALQGVDVLGLPSSRSIGLNVNLTF comes from the coding sequence ATGAAACAAAATTTACGAAGATTCTTATTGTTTTCTTTATTTCTGTTCATTTCGCAATTAACTTTTGCGCAAGAAAAAGATGTAAAAGGAACTGTAACTTCAAAAACTGATGGCTCCCCAATTCCTGGTGCAAGTATATTGGTGAAAGGAACTACTAATGGTACTCAAACAGATTTTGATGGTAATTATTCATTAACGGCTTCGGTTGGTGATATTCTAACAGTCTCTTATATTGGAATGACAACTGTTGAAATTACTATTGGAGATTCTAACACAATCAATGTACAATTGGAAGAAGACGCTACCGCATTAAGTGAGGTAGTAGTAACAGCTCTTGGGATTAAAAAGAGTCGTAAGTCTCTGACCTATTCCGCACAAGATATTGATGCAGATGAACTAAGTAAAGCAAAACAAACCAACCCAGTTAGTAGCTTGTCAGGAAAGGTTGCAGGTTTATCTATTAATCGAAGTGCATCCGGTGCTGGAGGATCTGTGAAAGTTACTTTAAGAGGAAATTCATCAATTGGAAACAACCAACCTTTATATGTTGTAGACGGTATTCCTTTATCAAACCCATCTTCTAGTCAACCGGGAGATACTTTTGGTGATATTAACGGAGGTAATAGAGATGGTGGTGATGCTTTATCATTAATAAATCCTGATGACATTGAATCGCTAACCGTACTAAAAGGTGCTTCTGCCTCTGCATTATATGGTAGTGCAGGTTTAAATGGTGTAATTTTAATTACCACTAAAAAAGGACGTGCAGGAGGATTTAAGGTTGATTTTTCTTCTAACCTAACTGTTGACACTGCCGCTTATGCTATGGACTTTAATGACGAAACACAAAGTAATGTAGATGATTTTTTAGACACAGGGATTACTAATATTAACTCGGTATCTATATCTGGTGGGACTGAGAACGCGCAAACGTATTTTTCATATAGTAACACTTTTGCTAGCGGTGTATTACCTACAAATAGTTTAAAGCAACACACTATTAATATAAGAGAAACAGCAAGGCTTTTTGATGATAAATTGAGATTAAATGCAAGTGTTATGTCATCTACTCAAAACATTAAAAACAGACCAATTTCTGGCCTATATTTTAACCCATTAGTTGGGGCTTATGCTTTTCAATCAGATTCAGAACAGTTGTCTGATTATTCTAATTTTGAATCTTTAGATCCTGCAAGAAATATTATGGCTCAAAGATGGTTTAGAGGCACGAGCGATATTGAGCAAAACCCTTATTGGATAATCAATAGAAATGCTTCAGAAGATAGTAACAAAAAATTAGTAGCATCTTTAAGTTTAGATTTTAAAATTAATGATTGGTTATCTCTTCAAACCAGAGGAACTTATGACAGGTCAGTATTAAATTTTGAAAGGAAAACACATGCTACCACCGAAGCTACTTTAGCTCCATTAAATGGTCGCTATATTGTATTTGAAAATGATTACACTCAGTACTATGGTGATCTTATTGCTAATATTAATACACAAATTAAAGATGGTATTACGGTTAATGCTATTGTAGGAGCAAGTACAACGCGCTCCACAACAGAATCGTTTAATGCTGATTCTGGAACCAATGGTGATTTACAATTCGCAAACGTATTTTCGTTTCAAAACTTTAACGGAGGCCCAACTACAAATTTCAGACAGGACTCATTTGAGACTCGCGTAAATTCTTTATTTGCAAGTGCAACAATTGGATTTAATGATAAGATATTTGTTGATTTAACTGCAAGAAATGATTGGTCTTCTACATTACCACCGGAAAACAATTCATTCTTTTACCCATCAATTGGTGTAACAGGTATATTAAGTGAATTATTTGAATTACCAGAAAATGTGTCTTTTGCTAAATTTAGAGCATCTTATGCTGAGGTAGGAAGTGGTTTTGGTGCAGATCAAATTAATCCTAACGGACAAATACAGTTTGATGGTTCGCCAATAGTTACTCAAGTAAGGCCTTTTCCGGGTTCAACACCAAAGCCGGAAAGACAAAAATCATTTGAAATTGGTACCGAATGGAAGTTTTATAATAATAGATTAGGAATAGATTTAGGCTATTACAATACTAAAACAGTAGATCAATACTATGAATTTGCTACATCGGTAGCTGTAATTGGAGCACCTTCTGCCAGATTAAATTCTGGTGAAATTTCAAATAAAGGTATTGAGGCTTCTATTTTTGCCATACCTATTCAAAATGATGATTTTGCATGGACAACTAGAGTAAACTTTGCCTCTAATAAAAATAGAGTTGAAAAGATATATAATGGTCAAGTATTAGAGGGTTTAATTGAACCTGAATTCTTTACACTTTCTGGCAAAGGCGTAAACACTTTTGGATCTTACCTTGTTGAAGGTGGTTCGTTTGGTGATATTTACGCTCAAGTAGTTAGAAGAGATGCAAATGGTTTGCCAATTGTTGATGTAGATAACACGGACCCAAGTAATCCCGTTTATTCAATACAACAGAATGACGATAATACCGTAGACGGCTTAACTAAAGTTGGTAATGCGAATCCAGATTTCACACTAGGTTGGAACAATTCATTTACATATAAAAACTTTACAATAGATTTCTTAATCGATGGAAAGTTCGGAGGTGAAACTATGAGCATGACCGAAGCTATTGTGGAAGGTTTTAGTAATAACTCAGCTAGAGAGACAGCTAACGGCAATGTTAATGTTGTGGATCAAGGTGGAAATCCATTTACATTATCAGCACAACAATATTATGGTCTTGCAGGTGGTAGAAATGGTTTTACAGGAGAATATATTTATAGCGCAACAAACGTTAGGTTGGCAGAATTTGCTTTAGGCTATAACTTTAATCTAGGAGAAAATTCATTCTTCAACAGAATTAAAGCTTCATTAATAGGCAGCAATTTATTTTTCTTCTATAAAGACGCACCACACGACCCTAATGTATCATTAAGTACAGGTAATGCATTACAAGGAGTTGATGTCTTAGGACTTCCTTCATCTAGAAGCATTGGGCTCAACGTTAATTTAACATTCTAA
- a CDS encoding sugar MFS transporter, with the protein MKKSISQSKNNTLIPIAIIAGLFFVFGFVTWINGALIPFMKTINELTDAQSYLVASASYISFVAMALPASYIINKIGFKKGMALGLIIMALGALVFIPAANARTYWVFLLGVFIQGAGMTLLQTASNPYITILGPIESAAKRIAIMGIANKVAGALGSVIFGAILLSGIDGMKDKLSTVGAAEKASILNTMADSVVMPYIIMAIVLFSLGILIKKAPLPQVEVGPIEDSKTEGKSKTSIFQFPHLWLGVLALFVYVGVEVIAGDTIISYGIALDIPADRAKFFTLFTLMAMVATYALGVFLIPKYISQAVALKASAVLGITLSFCIVFTSGFTSVLFVAALGIANALVWPAIWPLALTGLGKFTKTASALLIMAISGGAILPPLYGALVDNKKIELLASGIEAAPAMAEAASHGYWILLPCYIIILYYAFSGHKVGLKKN; encoded by the coding sequence ATGAAAAAATCTATTTCACAATCTAAAAACAACACGCTCATTCCTATTGCAATTATTGCAGGTTTATTCTTTGTTTTTGGCTTTGTTACATGGATTAATGGTGCTTTAATTCCCTTTATGAAAACCATTAATGAGTTAACAGACGCTCAATCTTATCTAGTGGCTTCAGCATCTTATATTTCATTTGTTGCTATGGCATTACCCGCATCTTACATTATAAACAAAATAGGGTTTAAAAAAGGAATGGCTCTAGGTTTAATTATAATGGCTTTAGGCGCTTTGGTGTTTATTCCTGCTGCAAACGCAAGAACATATTGGGTGTTTTTACTAGGTGTTTTTATTCAAGGAGCAGGAATGACATTATTACAAACAGCATCTAACCCTTACATAACTATATTAGGTCCAATAGAAAGTGCCGCTAAGCGTATTGCAATTATGGGTATCGCTAATAAAGTTGCAGGAGCACTGGGTTCTGTCATTTTTGGAGCAATTTTATTGTCTGGTATTGATGGCATGAAAGATAAATTAAGTACTGTTGGTGCTGCAGAAAAAGCGAGTATATTAAATACTATGGCTGATAGTGTGGTAATGCCTTACATTATAATGGCAATTGTACTATTTTCATTAGGTATCTTAATAAAAAAAGCGCCTTTACCGCAGGTTGAGGTAGGGCCAATTGAAGACTCAAAAACTGAGGGAAAATCTAAAACTAGTATATTCCAATTCCCACATTTATGGTTGGGTGTTTTAGCCTTATTTGTCTACGTTGGTGTAGAGGTCATTGCGGGAGATACAATTATATCTTATGGAATCGCTTTAGATATTCCAGCAGATAGAGCAAAGTTCTTTACTCTATTTACTTTAATGGCTATGGTTGCAACTTATGCCTTGGGGGTGTTTTTAATCCCAAAATATATTAGTCAAGCTGTAGCTTTAAAAGCTAGTGCTGTTTTAGGGATTACACTTTCGTTTTGTATCGTATTTACCAGTGGATTTACTTCGGTTCTTTTTGTCGCTGCATTAGGTATAGCCAATGCTTTAGTTTGGCCAGCGATATGGCCACTAGCGTTAACAGGCTTAGGGAAATTTACTAAAACGGCATCAGCTTTATTAATAATGGCTATTTCTGGCGGAGCAATTCTTCCCCCGCTTTATGGTGCTTTGGTAGACAATAAAAAAATAGAACTTCTTGCTAGCGGAATAGAAGCTGCTCCAGCAATGGCAGAAGCCGCTTCACATGGGTATTGGATTCTATTACCATGTTACATCATTATTCTATATTATGCTTTTTCTGGTCATAAAGTGGGGCTTAAAAAGAATTAA
- a CDS encoding RagB/SusD family nutrient uptake outer membrane protein, whose protein sequence is MKNINKILACFVALGLVTASCSDIEQFNENDRNITQEQLEVDFQHVGSLYQPIFESIYQYSPAWSYQLQQNLNADVYSGYLTNPRPFVSGANNTTYSLVSGWNNFIWSVPYDNVMDNAKQISDLTETEFPTLNAVALILKVEAMHRVSDVFGPIVYTSFGDLANAGVYDSQQEAYNAFFVDLDTAVADLMADIDNVRFTAFDLSYAGNNTNWVKLANSLRLRLAIRISKVDPVKAKMEGEKALSQSLGLMESNADGFFVNSTLDHPLATIDNSWGDIRMNASMESILVGYDDSRSGSYFDAPTSVAGDVKGVRGGLPLLPGYSDELAQKADYIGFSSINDQIHTSRVQLMTTAEVYFLKAEAALRAWAGAGDARTNYETGIMTSFEQHGASGAAAYMADNVSTPADYVDPVNPSNNITALSNITIAWNDAGTNEENLERIITQKWIAMFPEGQEAWSEFRRTGYPKIFPVVSNQSGGVVDTDIQIRRIPFVDSELSTNPNGVANAVTLLGGADNAGTRIWWDTGGPNF, encoded by the coding sequence ATGAAAAATATAAATAAAATATTAGCATGTTTTGTTGCATTGGGATTAGTTACTGCATCGTGCAGTGATATAGAACAATTTAATGAAAATGACAGAAATATTACACAAGAACAATTGGAGGTAGATTTTCAGCATGTTGGTTCTTTATATCAACCAATATTTGAGAGTATCTATCAATATTCGCCAGCTTGGTCCTACCAACTTCAGCAAAATTTGAATGCAGATGTATACTCAGGATATCTTACTAACCCTAGACCATTCGTGTCTGGAGCAAACAATACAACATACAGTTTGGTAAGCGGTTGGAACAATTTTATTTGGTCAGTTCCTTACGATAACGTAATGGATAATGCAAAACAAATAAGTGATTTAACTGAAACGGAATTCCCAACATTAAATGCAGTAGCTCTAATATTAAAAGTAGAGGCAATGCATCGTGTGTCTGATGTTTTTGGACCAATTGTATATACTAGTTTCGGTGATTTAGCCAATGCGGGTGTTTATGATTCACAACAAGAAGCATATAATGCATTTTTTGTAGACTTAGATACAGCCGTTGCAGATCTTATGGCGGATATTGATAATGTGAGATTTACAGCATTTGATTTGTCTTATGCTGGAAATAATACTAATTGGGTGAAATTAGCTAATTCATTACGATTAAGGTTGGCAATTAGAATTTCAAAAGTAGACCCGGTAAAAGCTAAAATGGAAGGTGAAAAAGCTTTATCTCAATCTTTAGGATTGATGGAATCTAATGCAGATGGCTTTTTTGTAAATAGCACTTTAGATCATCCATTAGCAACTATTGATAATTCTTGGGGAGATATTAGAATGAATGCTTCAATGGAGTCAATTTTAGTTGGATATGATGATAGTAGGAGTGGTAGTTATTTTGACGCACCAACTAGTGTGGCTGGTGATGTAAAGGGTGTGCGTGGAGGATTACCATTATTACCAGGATATTCAGATGAACTTGCCCAAAAGGCAGATTACATTGGTTTTTCTAGCATTAACGATCAAATACACACATCTAGAGTACAATTAATGACAACTGCCGAAGTATATTTCTTAAAAGCTGAAGCAGCTTTAAGGGCATGGGCTGGAGCGGGTGATGCTAGAACAAATTATGAAACTGGAATTATGACTTCATTTGAGCAACATGGAGCTAGTGGCGCAGCGGCTTATATGGCTGATAATGTTTCTACACCAGCTGATTATGTAGACCCTGTTAATCCTTCAAATAACATTACTGCTTTAAGTAATATTACGATAGCTTGGAATGACGCAGGAACAAATGAGGAAAACCTTGAACGAATTATTACACAAAAATGGATTGCTATGTTCCCTGAAGGGCAAGAAGCGTGGAGTGAATTTAGACGAACAGGATATCCGAAAATATTTCCTGTAGTAAGCAACCAAAGTGGTGGTGTAGTAGACACAGATATTCAAATTAGGAGAATTCCATTTGTGGATAGTGAATTATCAACGAATCCTAATGGTGTCGCTAATGCTGTGACTCTTTTAGGAGGCGCGGACAATGCGGGCACAAGAATTTGGTGGGATACAGGTGGACCAAACTTTTAA
- a CDS encoding acyltransferase family protein, with the protein MNDRIESVDILRGFTILAMILVNTPGTWSHIYTPLRHAEWHGLTPTDLIFPFFLFIVGISIYFSYKNKPNTLSTYKKIIIRSLKLIGLGLFLNLFLPYFPFFNDFETLRVPGVLQRIGIVFLFSSLLYLNCNWRSLIVIGVIIIIGYWLCLGYIPFPDGSPPTFNRGSNNWANYIDLNVLGKHMWKIDYDPEGLISTIPSIATCISGILIGKLLEGLTHIKHIFLVALGFLISGYILNIWFPINKAIWSSSFVLATSGWATLVLGVIYYLKDFKKQKFGTVFKYVGMNAITIYFLSSFISKSMYLIRINENSNIHSYIYETIFVQSFLPEKLSSMLYALTVVFFYLGLGYVLYKKKIFIKV; encoded by the coding sequence ATGAATGATAGAATCGAATCTGTGGATATTTTACGAGGGTTTACAATTTTAGCAATGATATTGGTAAATACACCTGGTACGTGGAGTCATATTTACACTCCCTTACGTCATGCGGAATGGCATGGGCTAACACCAACAGATTTAATATTTCCTTTCTTTTTATTTATTGTCGGTATCTCTATTTACTTTTCTTACAAGAATAAACCCAACACTTTGTCCACCTACAAAAAGATAATAATTAGAAGCCTAAAACTTATAGGTTTAGGGTTGTTTTTAAATTTGTTTTTACCTTACTTTCCTTTCTTTAATGACTTTGAAACTCTTAGAGTTCCTGGAGTGCTTCAGCGTATTGGAATTGTGTTTTTATTTTCATCTTTACTATATCTCAATTGTAATTGGAGAAGTTTAATTGTAATTGGAGTTATAATTATAATCGGTTATTGGTTGTGTCTTGGCTATATTCCTTTTCCAGATGGAAGTCCACCAACTTTTAACAGAGGCTCTAACAATTGGGCTAATTATATTGATTTAAATGTCTTAGGAAAGCATATGTGGAAGATAGATTACGATCCAGAAGGCTTAATTAGTACTATTCCTTCTATTGCAACCTGTATTTCGGGAATCTTAATTGGTAAACTTTTAGAAGGTCTTACTCATATTAAACATATATTTCTTGTGGCTCTAGGTTTTCTAATTTCTGGTTATATTTTAAATATTTGGTTTCCAATTAATAAAGCAATTTGGAGTAGTAGTTTTGTTTTAGCAACGAGTGGCTGGGCAACATTAGTATTAGGTGTTATATACTACCTGAAAGACTTTAAAAAGCAAAAATTCGGTACAGTATTTAAATATGTTGGCATGAACGCAATTACTATATATTTCTTATCTAGTTTTATTTCTAAATCAATGTATCTTATACGAATTAATGAAAACAGTAATATTCATTCTTACATATATGAAACTATTTTTGTTCAATCATTTCTTCCAGAAAAATTATCCTCAATGTTGTATGCCCTTACGGTTGTATTTTTTTACCTAGGACTTGGATATGTGCTTTACAAAAAGAAAATATTTATAAAAGTTTAA